One Salmo salar chromosome ssa01, Ssal_v3.1, whole genome shotgun sequence DNA window includes the following coding sequences:
- the tacr2 gene encoding substance-K receptor has protein sequence MDTTSKPLNLSTTIYFQDYGNETTINRFEQPDWQVALWAIAYSLIVIVSVTGNVTVIWIILAHKRMRTVTNYFIVNLAFSDVSMATFNTVFNFVYAIHNDWYFGLGYCRFQNFYPITAMFSSIYSMAAIAVDRYMAIIYPLKPRLSSTSTKIVIGLIWAVAFSLAFPQCYYSVTQHYPPRTICMVNWPDDYGGKHHLTYQIAMIILIYLLPLLVMLITYSLIGQTLWGSEIPGEASDHYQNQIQAKRKVVKMMIVVVMTFALCWLPYHIYFILGSFNKEIYMQTYIQQVYLAIFWLAMSSTIYNPIIYCCLNQRFRSGFRHAFSWLPFIKVSEEDKMELQHTQTFRMTRSYRTENTKGNVVRHNSTQHDDHTTVKLMKC, from the exons ATGGATACAACTTCGAAGCCGCTCAACCTCTCAACGACCATATATTTTCAGGATTATGGAAACGAGACGACCATCAATCGTTTTGAACAGCCGGATTGGCAAGTGGCACTGTGGGCAATTGCTTATTCACTGATAGTGATTGTGTCTGTCACAGGAAATGTCACTGTAATTTGGATAATTTTGGCGCACAAAAGAATGAGGACAGTGACTAACTATTTTATAGTAAATCTTGCATTCTCGGACGTTTCGATGGCTACTTTTAACACTGTCTTCAATTTTGTTTATGCGATACACAACGACTGGTACTTCGGGTTGGGATACTGTAGGTTTCAGAACTTCTATCCCATCACAGCCATGTTTTCAAGCATTTATTCTATGGCAGCTATAGCGGTTGACAG ATACATGGCCATAATTTACCCTTTGAAACCAAGGCTGTCCTCCACATCCACCAAGATTGTGATTGGTCTCATCTGGGCGGTGGCATTCTCCCTGGCTTTCCCCCAGTGCTACTACTCTGTCACCCAGCATTATCCACCACGGACCATCTGCATGGTCAACTGGCCTGATGACTATGGTGGGAAACACCATCTCAC ATACCAGATAGCTATGATCATACTGATCTACCTGCTCCCCCTGCTGGTGATGTTGATCACCTACAGCCTTATTGGCCAGACACTGTGGGGCAGTGAGATACCAGGGGAGGCCTCAGATCACTACCAGAATCAGATCCAGGCCAAACGCAAG GTGGTGaagatgatgatagtggtggtgatgaccTTTGCCCTGTGCTGGCTGCCCTACCACATCTACTTCATCCTGGGCAGCTTCAACAAGGAAATCTACATGCAGACGTACATCCAGCAGGTATACCTGGCCATCTTCTGGCTGGCCATGAGCTCCACCATATACAACCCCATCATCTACTGCTGCCTCAACCAAAG ATTCCGCTCGGGGTTCCGTCATGCTTTCAGCTGGTTGCCCTTCATAAAGGTGTCGGAGGAGGACAAGATGGAATTGCAGCACACACAGACCTTCAGGATGACACGCAGCTATCGCACTGAGAACACCAAGGGCAATGTGGTTCGCCACAACTCCACCCAACATGATGACCACACCACAGTCAAGCTCATGAAATGCTAA
- the hk1 gene encoding hexokinase-1: protein MIAAQLLAYYFTELKDDKVKKIDKYLYAMRFSDETLMDIMKRFRRELGNGLGRDTNHTATVKMLPTFVRSIPDGSEKGDFIALDLGGSAFRILRVKVSHEKKQTVQMESQIYDTPEDIIHGSGARLFDHVAECLGDFMEKQNIKDKKLSVGFTFSFPCAQTKLNESYLLTWTKRFKASGVEGMDVVTLLNKAIKKRGDYDADIMAVVNDTVGTMMTCGFDDQRCEVGIIIGTGTNACYMEELRHIDLVEGDEGRMCINTEWGAFGDDGMLEDIRTEFDREIDRGSLNPGKQLFEKMVSGMYMGELVRLILVKMAKEGFLFEGRITPELLTKGKFETKHVSSIEKSKEGLTKAKDILGRLGVEPSADDCIAVQHVCTIVSHRSANLIAATLGGILSRLKDNKGNPRLRTTVGIDGSLYKMHPQYARRLHKTVRRLVPESDVRFLLSESGSSKGAAMVTAVAYRLADQRRQITETLAEFRLTSDQLLEVKKRMRTEIQNGLGEKTHDSATVKMWPTYVLSTPDGSENGDFLALDLGGTNFRVLLVKIRSGKRRTVEMHNKIYAIPMEVMQGTGEELFDHIVQCISDFLDYMGMKNTRLPLGFTFSFPCRQTSLDVGILVTWTKGFKATDCEGEDVVGLLREGIKRREEFDLDVVAVVNDTVGTMMTCAYEEPTCEVGLIAGTGSNACYMEEMRNIEMVEGDVGRMCVNMEWGAFGDNGCLDDIRTEYDRAVDDFSLNPGKQRYEKMCSGMYLGEIVRNILIDLTKRGFLFRGQISETLKTRGIFETKFLSQIESDRLALLQVRSILQQLGLDSTCDDSIIVKEVCGTVSHRAAQLCGAGMAAVVDKIRENRGLNQMDITVGVDGTLYKLHPHFSGIMHQTVKELAPKCNVNFLLSEDGSGKGAALITAVGCRMREQEEQKS, encoded by the exons AGAAGGGGGACTTCATTGCTCTGGATCTGGGAGGCTCGGCCTTCCGCATCCTGCGAGTGAAGGTGTCCCATGAGAAGAAGCAGACAGTTCAGATGGAGAGCCAGATCTATGACACTCCAGAGGACATCATCCATGGCAGTGGCGCTCGG CTGTTTGACCATGTTGCAGAGTGCCTGGGTGACTTCATGGAGAAGCAGAATATCAAGGATAAGAAGCTTTCTGTCGGCTTCACCTTCTCCTTCCCCTGTGCACAAACCAAACTGAATGAG AGTTATTTGCTCACTTGGACAAAACGCTTTAAAGCCAGTGGAGTTGAGGGAATGGACGTTGTGACTCTTCTGAACAAGGCCATCAAAAAACGTGGG GACTATGACGCAGACATCATGGCAGTGGTCAATGACACAGTTGGAACCATGATGACCTGTGGCTTTGATGACCAGCGTTGTGAAGTTGGTATCATCATAG GCACAGGTACTAATGCTTGTTACATGGAGGAGCTAAGGCACATTGACCTGGTGGAGGGAGACGAGGGCAGAATGTGTATCAACACAGAGTGGGGAGCCTTTGGGGACGATGGAATGCTGGAGGACATTCGCACAGAGTTCGACAGAGAAATTGACAGGGGCTCTCTAAACCCAGGGAAACAGCT GTTTGAGAAGATGGTCAGTGGGATGTACATGGGCGAACTTGTGCGACTCATCCTGGTCAAGATGGCCAAAGAGGGATTTTTGTTTGAGGGTCGGATAACGCCTGAACTTCTTACCAAAGGGAAATTTGAAACTAAACACGTTTCTTCCATTGAAAA GAGTAAAGAAGGCCTCACTAAAGCCAAGGATATCCTAGGTCGGCTGGGCGTGGAACCATCCGCAGATGACTGCATTGCTGTGCAGCACGTATGCACCATAGTCTCCCACAGATCAGCCAACCTCATCGCTGCCACTCTGGGCGGCATCCTCTCCaggctaaaggacaacaaaggGAACCCTCGCCTACGCACCACTGTGGGCATCGACGGCTCTCTCTACAAGATGCACCCGCA ATATGCCCGGCGTCTCCACAAAACAGTCCGCCGCCTAGTTCCTGAGTCAGATGTCCGCTTCCTGCTTTCAGAGAGTGGGAGCTCCAAGGGCGCTGCCATGGTGACCGCCGTGGCCTACCGGCTGGCTGACCAGCGTCGTCAGATCACAGAGACCCTGGCTGAGTTCAGACTGACCAGTGACCAGCTGCTGGAGGTGAAGAAGAGGATGAGGACGGAGATCCAGAATGGCCTGGGGGAAAAGACCCATGACAGCGCCACCGTCAAGATGTGGCCCACATATGTACTCAGCACACCAGATGGATCAG AAAATGGTGATTTCTTGGCTTTGGATTTAGGAGGGACAAACTTTAGAGTGCTGTTGGTGAAGATTCGCAGTGGCAAGCGGCGAACAGTAGAGATGCATAACAAAATTTATGCTATTCCTATGGAGGTGATGCAGGGGACTGGAGAGGAG CTGTTTGACCACATTGTCCAGTGCATATCTGACTTCCTGGACTACATGGGTATGAAGAACACTCGCCTGCCTCTGGGTTTCACCTTCTCCTTCCCCTGCAGACAGACCAGCTTGGATGTG GGCATCCTGGTAACCTGGACCAAAGGCTTCAAAGCCACTGACTGTGAAGGGGAGGATGTTGTCGGGCTTCTCAGAGAGGGGATAAAAAGGAGAGAG GAGTTTGACTTGGACGTGGTGGCAGTAGTTAATGACACAGTGGGGACCATGATGACATGTGCATATGAAGAGCCTACCTGTGAGGTCGGCCTGATCGCAG GAACTGGCAGCAACGCCTGTTACATGGAGGAGATGAGGAACATTGAGATGGTGGAGGGGGATGTGGGGAGGATGTGTGTCAACATGGAGTGGGGCGCCTTCGGGGACAATGGGTGCCTGGATGATATCAGGACAGAATATGACAGAGCTGTGGATGACTTTTCACTCAACCCTGGAAAACAGAG GTATGAGAAGATGTGCAGCGGTATGTATCTCGGGGAGATTGTGCGAAACATCCTGATCGACTTGACGAAGCGTGGCTTTCTCTTCAGAGGGCAGATATCAGAGACTCTGAAGACCAGAGGCATTTTCGAAACTAAGTTCCTCTCCCAGATTGAAAG TGACCGGTTGGCGCTACTGCAGGTGAGGTCCATCCTGCAGCAGCTGGGTCTGGACAGCACATGTGATGACAGTATCATCGTCAAGGAGGTGTGTGGTACAGTGTCTCACCGGGCGGCTCAGCTCTGTGGAGCCGGAATGGCTGCCGTTGTCGACAAAATCCGAGAGAACCGTGGGCTGAACCAAATGGACATCACCGTTGGGGTGGACGGAACACTCTACAAGCTGCATCCACA CTTCTCAGGGATCATGCACCAGACAGTGAAAGAGTTGGCCCCTAAGTGCAACGTCAACTTCCTTCTCTCTGAGGACGGGAGCGGCAAGGGTGCAGCCCTCATCACCGCTGTGGGCTGTCGCATGCGTGAGCAGGAGGAGCAGAAGAGCTGA